A DNA window from Undibacterium sp. YM2 contains the following coding sequences:
- the gcvP gene encoding aminomethyl-transferring glycine dehydrogenase — translation MTRPSLTQLEAHDAFIARHIGPSEAEQAAMLKTLGYADRTALIDAIVPANIRRHDVLPLAQFTEAKSEQEALATLKALASKNRVLKSLIGQGYYNTHTPGVILRNIFENPGWYTAYTPYQPEISQGRLEAILNFQQVITDLTGMDIANASMLDEGTAAAEAMTLIQRVGKSKSNVFYVAADVLPQTREIIETRAKPLGIEVRTCAGNEALDNDCFGVLLQYPGVDGSIVDYREYAAALHAKGAMVIAAADLLALTLIASPGEWGADVVVGNSQRFGVPLGFGGPHAGYMGTRDAFKRSMPGRLVGVTIDAQGNKAYRLALQTREQHIRREKATSNICTAQVLLAVIASMYAVYHGPAGLRQIALRVHRLTGVLAGGLKQQGLTIANTTYFDTLTVNVANAAAYHQAAEAAGYNLRQISATQVGVSLDETVTRADVEALWAIFAKASGVTTAPDFAAIEAGVNDAYPAALTRGTTYLTHPTFNRYHAEHEMLRYLRSLADKDLALDRTMIPLGSCTMKLNATSEMIPVTWPEFSSIHPFAPNDQTIGYREMIAQLEAMLCAATGYDAVSLQPNAGSQGEYAGLLVIQAYHASRGEAHRNICLIPSSAHGTNPASASMVGMDVVVVACDDKGNVDLADLQAKAEKHSANLAAAMVTYPSTHGVFEEGIQQLCEIVHSHGGQVYVDGANMNALVGVAAPGKFGGDVSHLNLHKTFCIPHGGGGPGVGPVAVGAHLAKFLPNQKSTGYVRGEDGISAVSAAPFGSASILPISWMYIAMMGAEGLKAATETAILAANYIAKRLAPHYPVLYSGHDGLVAHECILDLRPLTDATGISNEDVAKRLIDFGFHAPTMSFPVPGTLMIEPTESESQAELDRFIDAMISIREEIAKVASGEFDAKDNPLKHAPHTAEVLIANEWSHAYSREVAAYPVASLRKNKYFAPVGRADNVYGDRNLFCSCIPVSDYE, via the coding sequence ATGACCCGTCCTTCACTGACCCAACTGGAAGCGCACGACGCTTTCATCGCTCGCCATATCGGCCCTTCTGAAGCAGAACAAGCCGCCATGCTGAAAACCCTGGGCTATGCTGACCGCACAGCCCTGATTGATGCCATCGTCCCGGCCAATATCCGTCGTCACGATGTGCTGCCACTGGCGCAATTCACAGAAGCCAAGTCCGAACAGGAAGCACTGGCCACCTTGAAGGCATTGGCGTCAAAAAACCGTGTACTGAAGTCTTTGATCGGTCAGGGTTATTACAACACGCATACGCCGGGCGTTATCCTGCGCAATATCTTTGAAAACCCTGGCTGGTATACCGCTTACACACCATACCAGCCAGAGATTTCCCAGGGCCGCCTGGAAGCAATCCTGAACTTCCAGCAAGTCATCACTGACCTGACTGGCATGGACATCGCCAATGCATCGATGCTTGACGAAGGCACGGCTGCAGCTGAAGCCATGACGCTGATACAGCGCGTAGGCAAATCCAAATCCAATGTGTTTTATGTCGCTGCCGATGTCTTGCCACAAACCCGAGAAATCATAGAAACCCGCGCCAAGCCGCTGGGCATAGAAGTGCGTACCTGCGCTGGTAATGAAGCGCTGGACAATGATTGCTTTGGCGTCTTGCTGCAATACCCGGGCGTTGATGGTTCCATCGTTGATTACCGCGAATATGCGGCAGCCTTGCATGCCAAGGGTGCAATGGTTATCGCTGCTGCCGATTTGCTGGCACTGACACTGATCGCTTCCCCAGGCGAGTGGGGTGCTGACGTTGTTGTTGGTAACAGCCAGCGTTTTGGCGTACCGCTGGGTTTTGGTGGCCCGCACGCAGGTTATATGGGTACACGCGATGCATTCAAACGCAGCATGCCAGGTCGTCTGGTTGGCGTGACGATTGATGCGCAAGGTAACAAGGCTTATCGCCTGGCCCTGCAAACACGTGAACAGCATATCCGCCGCGAAAAAGCCACATCGAATATCTGTACCGCTCAGGTGTTGCTGGCAGTGATTGCTTCCATGTATGCTGTTTATCACGGCCCTGCAGGCTTGCGCCAGATCGCCTTGCGCGTACACCGTCTGACTGGTGTTCTGGCTGGCGGCCTCAAGCAACAAGGTCTGACTATCGCGAACACCACTTATTTTGACACTCTGACAGTCAATGTCGCCAATGCGGCGGCATACCATCAGGCTGCTGAAGCTGCTGGCTACAACCTGCGCCAGATCAGCGCAACACAGGTCGGCGTTTCTCTGGATGAAACAGTGACACGTGCCGATGTTGAAGCCCTGTGGGCGATTTTTGCCAAGGCAAGCGGCGTAACTACAGCGCCAGATTTTGCAGCGATAGAAGCAGGCGTCAATGATGCCTATCCTGCGGCACTGACACGTGGCACGACTTATCTGACGCACCCAACCTTCAACCGCTATCACGCAGAACATGAAATGCTGCGTTACCTGCGCAGCCTCGCTGACAAAGATCTGGCGCTGGACCGCACCATGATACCGCTGGGTTCATGCACGATGAAGTTGAATGCCACCAGCGAAATGATCCCGGTCACTTGGCCTGAATTCTCCAGCATCCATCCATTTGCGCCAAATGACCAGACCATCGGTTACCGCGAAATGATCGCTCAACTCGAAGCCATGTTGTGCGCAGCAACTGGCTACGACGCCGTATCCCTGCAACCAAATGCCGGTTCGCAAGGTGAATATGCTGGCTTGCTGGTGATCCAGGCTTACCACGCGTCCCGTGGTGAAGCACACCGCAATATCTGCCTGATCCCATCTTCTGCACACGGCACCAATCCAGCATCCGCCAGCATGGTAGGCATGGATGTGGTTGTGGTTGCTTGCGATGACAAGGGCAACGTTGATCTGGCTGATCTGCAAGCCAAGGCAGAAAAACACAGTGCCAACCTGGCAGCAGCGATGGTGACTTATCCATCCACGCATGGTGTGTTTGAAGAAGGCATACAGCAACTGTGCGAAATCGTGCATAGCCACGGTGGCCAGGTCTATGTTGACGGCGCGAACATGAATGCACTGGTTGGCGTTGCGGCACCAGGCAAGTTTGGTGGTGATGTCAGCCATCTGAACCTGCACAAGACTTTCTGTATCCCTCACGGCGGTGGCGGCCCAGGCGTAGGCCCGGTTGCTGTTGGTGCGCATCTGGCGAAGTTCTTGCCTAACCAGAAATCCACCGGTTATGTACGTGGTGAAGATGGCATCTCTGCCGTTAGCGCAGCACCATTTGGCTCTGCCAGCATTTTGCCTATCTCTTGGATGTACATCGCCATGATGGGTGCAGAAGGCTTGAAGGCAGCGACAGAAACAGCGATTCTGGCAGCGAACTACATCGCCAAACGCCTGGCCCCGCATTACCCTGTGCTGTACAGCGGTCATGATGGCCTGGTTGCGCATGAGTGTATTCTGGATCTGCGTCCATTGACCGATGCCACCGGCATTTCCAATGAAGACGTGGCCAAGCGCCTCATCGACTTTGGTTTCCATGCACCGACCATGAGCTTCCCTGTGCCTGGCACCTTGATGATAGAACCGACAGAAAGCGAATCCCAGGCTGAACTCGACCGCTTCATCGATGCCATGATCAGCATACGCGAAGAAATCGCCAAGGTAGCCAGTGGTGAATTTGATGCCAAAGACAATCCGCTGAAACATGCACCACATACAGCGGAGGTACTGATTGCCAATGAGTGGTCACATGCTTACAGCCGTGAAGTGGCAGCTTATCCAGTAGCTTCGCTGCGCAAGAATAAATATTTTGCGCCAGTTGGCCGTGCTGACAATGTCTATGGTGACCGCAATCTGTTCTGCTCTTGCATACCAGTCAGCGATTACGAATAA
- the gcvT gene encoding glycine cleavage system aminomethyltransferase GcvT yields the protein MTQAATSLKATPLNAAHRAAGAKMVDFGGWDMPVNYGSQIEEHHAVRTDCGMFDVSHMCVVDLQGENVRSFLRGLVANNVDKLQVAGKALYSCMLKPEGTVIDDLIIYFFNENWFRLVVNAGTAEKDIAWMNARNAETNSGLTITQRRDGANAFALVAVQGPNARAKAWEVLPETKAASAEIKPFNAVIVADTSFGEVMVARTGYTGEDGFEIAVSADRVTDLWNALAAAGVKPAGLGARDTLRLEAGMNLYGQDMDETVNPLDAGLAWTIDLVSERDFVGKQALQTQGQNAQFLGLILREKGGILRAHQKVVCAQGEGEITSGTFSPTMEQAIALARLPMGVSVGDTVHVVIRDKQLAASVVKLPFVRNGKILAA from the coding sequence ATGACGCAAGCAGCGACATCACTCAAGGCAACTCCCCTCAATGCAGCCCATCGTGCGGCTGGTGCAAAAATGGTTGATTTTGGCGGCTGGGACATGCCTGTCAACTATGGTTCCCAAATCGAAGAACATCATGCAGTGCGCACTGATTGCGGCATGTTTGATGTATCCCATATGTGTGTCGTTGATTTGCAGGGTGAGAATGTCCGCAGCTTCCTGCGTGGCCTGGTTGCCAATAATGTCGATAAATTGCAGGTTGCGGGCAAGGCCCTGTATTCCTGCATGCTGAAGCCTGAAGGCACGGTCATCGACGACCTCATCATTTATTTCTTCAACGAAAACTGGTTCCGCCTCGTCGTCAATGCTGGCACGGCAGAAAAAGACATCGCCTGGATGAATGCCCGCAATGCAGAAACCAATAGCGGCCTGACTATTACCCAGCGCCGTGATGGCGCGAATGCCTTTGCCCTGGTAGCAGTGCAGGGCCCGAATGCCCGCGCCAAAGCATGGGAAGTCTTGCCAGAAACCAAGGCAGCCAGTGCAGAGATCAAACCCTTCAATGCCGTTATCGTGGCTGATACTTCCTTTGGTGAAGTCATGGTGGCACGCACTGGCTATACCGGTGAAGACGGTTTCGAGATCGCTGTTTCTGCTGACCGCGTCACGGATTTGTGGAATGCCCTGGCAGCGGCAGGCGTCAAACCTGCTGGCCTTGGTGCGCGTGACACCCTGCGTCTGGAAGCTGGCATGAATCTGTATGGCCAGGACATGGATGAAACAGTCAACCCGCTCGATGCTGGCCTGGCATGGACCATAGACCTGGTCAGTGAACGTGATTTCGTTGGCAAGCAAGCACTGCAAACACAAGGCCAGAATGCCCAGTTCCTGGGATTGATCCTGCGTGAAAAAGGCGGCATCCTGCGCGCCCATCAAAAAGTAGTATGCGCACAAGGTGAAGGCGAAATCACCAGCGGTACTTTCAGCCCGACCATGGAACAGGCAATTGCACTGGCACGTTTGCCTATGGGCGTGTCTGTAGGCGATACTGTGCATGTTGTTATCCGTGACAAGCAATTGGCGGCGTCTGTAGTCAAGCTGCCTTTCGTCCGTAACGGCAAAATCCTGGCTGCATAA
- a CDS encoding energy transducer TonB — MKKLLLATAILVSSFSAFASEVAPAVDKQTCEKPVYPKSALMNEETGTVVLSVLIGPDGAVVDSKVEKSSGSKALDKATQKIYSSCKFKPGAKDGKPQQAWTKLEYVWSLS; from the coding sequence ATGAAAAAATTACTTCTCGCTACTGCCATCCTTGTTTCTTCTTTCTCCGCATTTGCCAGTGAAGTTGCTCCTGCTGTCGATAAGCAAACTTGCGAAAAACCGGTTTATCCAAAATCGGCCCTGATGAATGAAGAAACCGGCACCGTTGTATTGTCCGTGCTGATTGGCCCTGACGGCGCGGTAGTTGATTCCAAAGTAGAGAAATCCAGTGGTTCCAAGGCTTTGGACAAGGCAACACAGAAAATTTATTCTTCCTGCAAATTCAAACCAGGTGCTAAAGATGGCAAGCCACAACAAGCCTGGACCAAGCTGGAATATGTCTGGAGCCTTTCCTGA
- a CDS encoding cache domain-containing protein, with translation MKILKSLLVLLLLVQSQFVLADDNPADAIAMVEKGLAYMQKNGKDALVQEINNKNPDFINGSIYLYVRGLDGIVIAHPINPKLIGKNMLDLPDADGKYYRKEIIALAKSKGKGWVDYRYNNPVSKQIENKTTYIFRSNDVILEAGIYKGK, from the coding sequence ATGAAAATCCTCAAATCACTACTGGTATTGTTATTGCTGGTTCAATCCCAGTTTGTCCTGGCGGACGACAATCCCGCCGATGCGATTGCCATGGTAGAAAAGGGCTTGGCCTATATGCAAAAGAATGGCAAGGATGCCCTGGTACAGGAAATCAATAATAAAAATCCCGACTTCATCAATGGCTCGATTTACCTGTATGTACGCGGTCTTGACGGCATCGTCATTGCCCACCCTATCAACCCCAAATTGATAGGCAAGAACATGCTGGACTTGCCAGATGCCGATGGCAAATACTATCGCAAAGAGATCATTGCACTAGCCAAGAGCAAGGGCAAAGGCTGGGTAGATTACCGCTACAATAATCCTGTCAGCAAGCAGATAGAAAACAAGACTACCTATATTTTCCGCAGTAATGACGTGATACTTGAAGCTGGTATATATAAAGGGAAGTAG
- a CDS encoding methyl-accepting chemotaxis protein has product MKLSTRIILLCAITLFGISIISAISLYSLRQTMTKERTEQISNMVEMAHAAIAKAYALEQSGKLSREDAQKQAKLAIASFHKDEMYFFVRGYNDDLLLVHPKADRIGVPQKDMKESGDRYRASLAKSSIGVVQAMGTRPGVQGQVEKIYAVMRFAPWEWLVGTGTYLDDINEAFWQQAGILLGLGSLMMAMVGALAWHMTRTILGQLGGEPAYAAEVVGHIAEGDLTADIQVKDNDQSSLLFAIKSMRDKLASVVSEVRTGSESIATASGEIASGNLDLSNRTEQQAGALEETSSTMEELTSTVKQNADNARQANQLAISASEVATQGGSVVGKVVATMGSINESSKKIVDIISVIDGIAFQTNILALNAAVEAARAGEQGRGFAVVASEVRNLAQRSASAAKEIKTLIDSSAEKVEEGGKLVAIAGSTMDEVVASVRRVTDIVAEIASASQEQSSGIEQVNHAIVDMDNMTQQNAALVEQASAAAQAMNEQAAALAQVVNIFKVQQQAGNAPQPQISHASVRPAPTGQVNQPRRLR; this is encoded by the coding sequence ATGAAACTCAGCACCCGCATCATCCTGCTGTGCGCCATCACCCTGTTCGGCATTTCCATTATTTCTGCCATTTCGCTATATTCCCTGCGTCAGACCATGACCAAGGAGCGCACTGAGCAGATTTCCAATATGGTGGAAATGGCTCATGCCGCCATAGCAAAAGCCTACGCACTCGAACAGTCAGGCAAGCTCTCACGTGAAGATGCGCAAAAGCAGGCCAAGCTGGCGATTGCCAGTTTCCATAAAGATGAAATGTATTTCTTTGTACGCGGCTACAACGATGATTTGTTGCTCGTGCACCCCAAGGCAGACCGCATAGGTGTACCGCAAAAGGATATGAAGGAATCTGGAGACCGCTACCGTGCCTCACTGGCTAAAAGCAGCATTGGTGTTGTACAGGCCATGGGCACCCGGCCTGGCGTACAGGGCCAGGTTGAGAAAATCTATGCCGTCATGCGCTTCGCTCCGTGGGAATGGCTGGTGGGTACCGGTACATATCTGGACGATATTAATGAAGCCTTTTGGCAGCAGGCCGGCATCCTGCTCGGCCTGGGCTCCCTCATGATGGCCATGGTCGGTGCCCTTGCCTGGCACATGACACGTACTATTCTCGGTCAACTGGGCGGCGAGCCCGCTTATGCGGCCGAGGTAGTGGGCCATATAGCCGAAGGTGACCTGACTGCAGATATACAAGTCAAGGATAATGACCAGTCCAGCCTGCTGTTTGCGATCAAGAGCATGCGCGACAAACTGGCTTCTGTCGTCAGTGAAGTGCGTACAGGCTCAGAATCCATCGCCACGGCATCTGGTGAAATTGCCTCAGGCAACCTAGATTTGTCTAACCGTACCGAGCAGCAGGCAGGTGCACTGGAAGAAACTTCATCCACCATGGAAGAGCTGACTTCCACCGTCAAGCAAAATGCCGACAATGCCAGACAGGCAAATCAACTGGCGATCTCGGCATCTGAAGTCGCCACCCAAGGCGGCAGCGTCGTAGGCAAAGTGGTGGCGACCATGGGCTCCATCAATGAGTCATCGAAAAAAATCGTCGATATCATCAGCGTGATTGATGGCATTGCTTTCCAGACCAATATCCTGGCTTTGAATGCTGCTGTAGAAGCTGCAAGAGCTGGTGAACAGGGGCGCGGTTTTGCCGTGGTTGCCAGCGAAGTGCGTAACCTCGCCCAGCGTTCAGCCTCGGCCGCCAAAGAAATCAAGACCCTGATAGACAGCTCGGCAGAAAAAGTGGAGGAAGGCGGTAAGCTGGTTGCTATCGCCGGCTCCACCATGGATGAAGTGGTGGCCAGTGTCAGGCGCGTGACCGACATCGTCGCCGAGATTGCCTCGGCCAGCCAAGAGCAAAGCTCGGGCATAGAACAAGTCAATCATGCGATTGTGGATATGGATAATATGACGCAGCAAAATGCCGCACTGGTAGAACAGGCATCTGCCGCTGCCCAGGCCATGAATGAACAGGCTGCAGCACTGGCGCAGGTGGTCAATATTTTCAAGGTGCAGCAACAGGCTGGTAATGCGCCTCAGCCTCAAATCAGCCATGCCAGCGTGCGTCCAGCGCCAACTGGCCAAGTGAATCAGCCACGCCGCTTGCGCTAG
- a CDS encoding bifunctional diguanylate cyclase/phosphodiesterase, whose product MAKRILVVTNIVTDALALQDALRKAHDGPYETQFASSLSNALEQVQQKHIDAILVDLSLPDSEGIATFEALFAVASKIPILTLCDVDDSLAVEAVGLGAQGYLTKGHFSSYLVPQSLRNIIQRKAVEEAAYLEKARAEITLNSISDAVIGTDMAGNVDYLNVAAEHMTLWKREEAQGQSINLVMPLIHSENKQAKANPVMQVLRQDKATTLTPGTILLRRDGSEVAIEDSTAPIHDSDGNIAGAVMVFHDITATQAMAVKMAHLAQHDFLTNLPNRALLNDRIAQAIGLAKRRETHLAILFLDLDNFKHINDSLGHAIGDMLLKSVTERLCACVRSSDTVSRQGGDEFVILVTDDKSAENAAFTAEKLLKSLATPHSINKHELYVTTSIGISSYPADGTDAETLIKNADTAMYQAKERGRNNFQFFKPEMNVRAVERQVIEANLRLALIRNEFSLHYQPKINLKSGVITGAEALLRWTHPQWGMVPPIRFIGIAEDCGVIIPIGRWVLREACAQTKQWQDAGLTIAAISVNISAVEFRRQDFVEGVRTILEETGLSPNCLQLEITESVLMHNAESSVAILQQLKDMGIQLAVDDFGTGYSSLSYLNQFPIDVLKIDQSFVHDIGTSKTDGDGVIVSAVIAMGNSLNQKVIAEGIEKYGQLSFLKAQHCEEGQGYIFSRPLAAEQFAKMLRLGITAHAPIPVLMPD is encoded by the coding sequence ATGGCCAAGCGAATTCTCGTCGTCACAAATATTGTTACCGATGCTCTTGCGCTTCAGGACGCGTTGCGCAAAGCCCATGACGGTCCTTACGAAACCCAGTTCGCCAGCAGTCTGTCAAATGCGCTTGAACAAGTGCAGCAAAAGCACATTGATGCAATTCTGGTTGATCTCTCTTTACCGGATAGTGAAGGCATTGCGACTTTCGAGGCCTTGTTTGCAGTTGCCTCCAAAATCCCCATACTCACACTCTGCGATGTTGATGACAGCCTGGCAGTCGAAGCGGTAGGACTGGGCGCGCAAGGTTATCTGACCAAGGGTCACTTCTCCAGTTATCTCGTGCCCCAGTCCTTGCGCAACATCATCCAGCGCAAAGCGGTTGAAGAAGCTGCTTATTTAGAAAAAGCAAGAGCAGAAATCACACTCAACTCGATCAGTGATGCTGTCATCGGCACGGACATGGCAGGTAATGTCGATTACCTCAATGTCGCAGCCGAGCACATGACGCTGTGGAAACGTGAAGAAGCACAAGGCCAGTCCATCAATCTTGTCATGCCTCTCATTCATAGCGAAAATAAACAAGCCAAGGCCAATCCCGTCATGCAGGTATTGCGACAGGATAAAGCCACAACCTTAACCCCAGGAACGATATTGCTCAGACGTGATGGCAGCGAAGTGGCAATTGAGGATTCGACGGCACCCATCCACGATTCTGATGGCAATATCGCTGGTGCAGTCATGGTATTTCATGACATTACGGCGACCCAGGCCATGGCAGTCAAAATGGCACATCTGGCGCAGCATGACTTCCTCACCAATCTGCCCAACCGCGCACTGCTGAATGACCGCATTGCTCAGGCAATCGGTCTGGCAAAACGCCGAGAAACACATCTGGCCATACTTTTTCTGGATCTGGATAATTTCAAGCATATCAATGACTCCCTGGGCCACGCCATCGGTGACATGCTATTGAAATCGGTCACCGAGCGGTTATGTGCTTGTGTGCGCAGTTCAGACACTGTGAGCCGCCAGGGCGGCGATGAATTCGTGATTCTGGTGACAGATGACAAGTCTGCCGAAAACGCGGCCTTTACCGCCGAGAAACTATTAAAATCACTCGCGACGCCTCACAGCATCAACAAGCATGAGCTGTATGTCACTACCAGCATAGGCATCAGTTCTTACCCTGCTGATGGTACGGATGCAGAGACTCTCATCAAGAATGCGGATACGGCCATGTATCAGGCCAAAGAAAGGGGGCGCAATAACTTCCAGTTCTTTAAACCGGAAATGAATGTACGTGCGGTGGAGCGGCAAGTCATAGAAGCAAATTTGCGACTGGCTCTGATACGCAATGAGTTCTCGCTACACTATCAACCCAAGATCAACCTGAAAAGCGGCGTCATCACTGGTGCAGAAGCCTTGCTACGCTGGACGCATCCACAATGGGGCATGGTACCGCCAATACGATTCATCGGTATAGCAGAAGACTGTGGCGTCATCATACCGATAGGCCGCTGGGTCTTGCGTGAAGCTTGTGCACAAACCAAACAATGGCAAGACGCGGGACTAACAATAGCGGCGATTTCAGTGAATATTTCTGCAGTTGAATTTCGTCGTCAGGATTTTGTGGAAGGCGTGCGGACGATACTTGAGGAGACTGGCCTGTCACCGAATTGCCTGCAACTGGAAATTACCGAAAGCGTCCTGATGCACAATGCCGAGAGTAGTGTCGCCATACTACAGCAATTGAAAGACATGGGGATACAATTGGCTGTCGATGATTTTGGCACGGGTTATTCGAGCCTGAGTTACCTGAATCAATTCCCGATAGATGTCCTGAAAATAGACCAGTCATTTGTACACGATATCGGTACTTCAAAAACCGATGGTGATGGTGTCATTGTCAGCGCCGTCATCGCAATGGGAAACAGCCTAAATCAAAAAGTCATTGCAGAAGGCATAGAGAAATATGGCCAGCTGTCTTTTTTAAAAGCACAGCATTGTGAAGAAGGGCAAGGCTACATTTTCAGCCGCCCTTTGGCGGCGGAACAATTTGCAAAAATGCTGCGGCTGGGCATCACGGCACATGCACCGATTCCTGTCCTGATGCCGGATTGA
- a CDS encoding polysaccharide lyase family 1 protein encodes MQAAIDAYNGTGGLVIRYNGMFDFRTIPDACTQWKKAKGAIVEIKNKGNITIEGSNGSAANFGIAVKGGATNVIIRNMTIGLLPGSIDAIGIEGQSGKFPGYVWIDHNTLFSSLAECPGAGDLEFDGLVDNKAGAHHITYSYNYIHDHHKVGLIGSSDSDASDRYITFHHNYYKNVGSRLPLQRGGYTHIYNNLYSDIKTSGINVRMQGYSLIESNYFENSQNPVTSRDSDVLGYWELRNNNIKTPADFNTYGINWVASDSKPSRDATDWVTTSHLPVGIPYSYTPDAPACLKQKLPAVAGAGTSLAKLSCK; translated from the coding sequence ATGCAGGCAGCAATTGATGCCTACAATGGCACTGGTGGCCTGGTGATACGCTATAACGGCATGTTTGATTTCCGCACTATTCCTGATGCATGCACACAATGGAAAAAAGCCAAAGGTGCGATAGTCGAAATCAAGAATAAGGGCAATATCACGATAGAAGGCAGCAATGGCTCTGCGGCCAATTTTGGTATTGCCGTCAAGGGTGGCGCGACCAATGTGATTATTCGCAATATGACCATAGGCCTGCTGCCTGGCTCTATCGATGCCATAGGCATTGAAGGCCAGAGCGGCAAATTCCCTGGCTATGTCTGGATAGACCACAACACCCTGTTCAGCTCACTTGCCGAATGCCCGGGCGCGGGTGACCTGGAGTTTGATGGCCTGGTGGATAACAAGGCAGGTGCGCATCACATCACCTACTCTTATAACTACATCCATGATCATCACAAAGTAGGCCTGATCGGTTCTAGCGACAGCGATGCAAGTGACCGCTACATCACCTTCCATCACAATTATTATAAAAACGTAGGCTCACGCCTGCCCCTGCAGCGTGGTGGTTATACCCATATCTATAATAATCTGTATAGCGATATCAAAACCTCGGGCATCAATGTGCGCATGCAGGGCTATTCCCTGATCGAAAGCAATTACTTCGAAAATTCACAAAACCCCGTCACCTCACGCGACAGTGATGTGCTTGGCTATTGGGAATTGCGCAACAATAATATCAAGACGCCTGCCGACTTCAACACTTATGGCATCAATTGGGTAGCGAGTGATTCCAAGCCCAGCCGTGATGCAACAGACTGGGTAACGACATCGCATTTACCAGTTGGCATACCGTATAGCTATACACCAGATGCACCTGCCTGTCTCAAGCAAAAACTGCCTGCGGTCGCGGGTGCTGGCACTTCTCTGGCAAAACTGAGTTGTAAATAA
- the gcvH gene encoding glycine cleavage system protein GcvH — protein MNVPADLKYTTSHEWVRTEADGTITVGITEFAQDALGDIVFVDLPKVGTALEAGKDCAVVESVKAAGDIYAPVTGEVVAINEELADAPESINADAFSAWLFKLKPANIADVDALLTAEAYAKNIA, from the coding sequence ATGAACGTACCAGCAGACCTGAAATACACGACATCCCACGAATGGGTACGCACTGAAGCAGACGGTACTATCACTGTCGGCATTACTGAGTTCGCTCAAGATGCTTTGGGCGATATCGTTTTCGTTGACTTGCCTAAAGTTGGCACAGCACTTGAAGCTGGCAAGGATTGCGCAGTGGTTGAATCCGTCAAAGCAGCGGGCGATATCTATGCACCAGTGACTGGTGAAGTTGTCGCCATCAATGAAGAACTGGCAGATGCACCAGAGTCCATCAATGCTGACGCTTTTTCTGCATGGCTGTTCAAACTGAAACCAGCAAATATTGCTGATGTCGATGCTTTGTTGACTGCCGAAGCTTACGCCAAGAACATCGCTTGA